A genomic region of Thermococcus sp. contains the following coding sequences:
- a CDS encoding DMT family transporter — protein MDGRIKIATAMLIWGSVGIFGRFSGLSGTGVAFVRVFLGFFVLLPVVYFPKGRELERLPGLIRKRWRPLLGLGVALVLNWTFLFTAFNYTTIANAVLVYYTTPILATLISWRFLGERISRK, from the coding sequence ATGGACGGTAGGATCAAGATAGCAACCGCGATGCTCATCTGGGGTAGCGTGGGAATATTTGGGCGGTTCTCGGGGCTTTCAGGAACCGGAGTGGCATTTGTCAGGGTTTTCCTGGGGTTTTTCGTTCTCCTACCGGTGGTCTACTTTCCCAAGGGGAGGGAACTTGAGAGATTACCTGGCCTGATTAGGAAGAGGTGGAGGCCACTTTTGGGTCTTGGCGTTGCCCTGGTCCTTAACTGGACGTTCCTGTTCACCGCCTTTAACTACACAACCATAGCGAACGCGGTTCTCGTTTACTACACGACACCGATTTTAGCCACTCTGATCTCATGGCGTTTCCTAGGCGAGAGAATTTCCAGGAAGTGA
- the priS gene encoding DNA primase catalytic subunit PriS — protein MSELFREATKTERARYYRREWSVKKLPEFIVKTLENREFGFDHTGEGPSDRKNVFMDVRDLEDYVKATAPYAMFSSVALYENPQNMEGWLGAELVFDIDAKDLPLRRCQNLHEHGKVCPLCLEDAKELARDTLIVLKEDFGFEDVHAIYSGRGYHIRVLDDWAMELDGKAREKVLSYISAAEEITFDDIRSRRIMLSSGYHRVFRLRFGYFLRRMNANHLLNIGLNRSQVEKLLEKREEVYENFVRRGLLTAFPQGIGYKSLTRLFALSSTFSKAYFDGRVTVDVKRILRVPSGLHSKVSLVTTYIGSDERKLERFDPLKDAVPEFRKREVEEAYKEWKEEHGDGR, from the coding sequence ATGAGTGAACTCTTCAGGGAGGCCACAAAGACCGAGCGCGCGAGGTATTATAGGAGGGAGTGGAGCGTGAAGAAGCTGCCGGAGTTCATAGTGAAGACCCTGGAGAACAGGGAGTTCGGCTTCGATCACACCGGCGAGGGACCGAGCGATAGGAAGAACGTCTTTATGGACGTCCGCGACTTGGAGGACTACGTCAAGGCCACCGCCCCCTACGCGATGTTCTCGAGTGTTGCCCTCTATGAGAACCCCCAGAACATGGAGGGCTGGCTCGGAGCAGAGCTTGTCTTTGATATAGACGCAAAGGATCTACCGCTCAGAAGGTGTCAGAACCTCCACGAGCATGGCAAGGTCTGCCCCCTCTGCCTTGAAGACGCGAAGGAACTCGCGAGGGATACGCTGATCGTCCTCAAAGAGGACTTCGGTTTCGAAGATGTTCATGCAATATACTCTGGCAGGGGATACCACATAAGGGTTCTCGACGACTGGGCGATGGAGCTTGATGGAAAGGCGAGGGAGAAGGTACTCTCTTACATAAGCGCAGCCGAGGAGATAACATTTGATGACATCAGGAGCAGGAGGATAATGCTCTCCTCTGGTTATCATAGGGTCTTTCGCCTCCGTTTCGGCTATTTCCTCAGGAGGATGAACGCGAACCACCTCCTCAACATCGGACTCAACAGATCCCAGGTGGAGAAACTGCTGGAGAAGCGCGAGGAGGTATATGAGAATTTTGTGAGGAGGGGCCTCCTGACGGCCTTCCCACAGGGAATAGGCTACAAGAGCCTCACGAGGCTATTCGCACTCTCAAGCACCTTTTCTAAGGCATACTTCGACGGCAGGGTCACGGTCGACGTGAAGAGGATCCTGCGCGTTCCCTCCGGCTTGCACTCAAAGGTAAGCCTCGTGACGACTTATATAGGTTCTGATGAAAGAAAGCTCGAGCGCTTCGATCCTCTTAAGGATGCCGTTCCGGAGTTCAGGAAAAGGGAGGTTGAGGAGGCTTATAAGGAATGGAAAGAGGAGCACGGGGATGGACGGTAG
- the priL gene encoding DNA primase large subunit PriL, whose amino-acid sequence MLDPFGERAKEIVSEEFGGIIKLLSIIPSYVGVDIVLKRVSWLDFKKPPEEVVELDDVRDILTFYALLGAIALSPYGIEMELVKESNSRIYLERIRMANSLEGISVSLEPVGKNDVPERDRAILERTQYREMSEEERRKLRLSYKIRLDDFLQLWDGSLKEVYVRRSYAYVTGEQALELWKRAFERNFERAVNLLYDVRDELPDFYRELYERLGELARKHFKERLEKLGSAKAGPLRFDLFPPCIKTALGGVPSGLRNYAITVLLTSFLSYARLCPNPPRKDIRIKDCVESLDVIKKEIFPLIIEAGNRCKPSLFEDQPHEVKNIWYHLGFGLTDNPTLENSGNSPWYFPPNCSKIRANAPELCKPDRDCRNIKNPLTYYLRKLYLEGRKGKSGESSGGNSEKEGVSDDE is encoded by the coding sequence ATGTTGGATCCGTTTGGCGAAAGGGCCAAGGAAATTGTGAGTGAAGAGTTTGGGGGTATAATCAAACTGCTTTCAATCATCCCGTCGTACGTTGGCGTTGATATCGTCCTGAAGAGGGTTAGCTGGCTTGACTTCAAAAAACCTCCAGAGGAAGTCGTTGAACTCGATGATGTTCGGGATATCCTCACCTTCTACGCACTCCTTGGTGCCATCGCCCTCTCACCTTACGGTATTGAGATGGAACTTGTGAAGGAGTCTAACTCGAGGATATACCTTGAGAGAATAAGAATGGCGAACTCTTTGGAGGGCATTTCGGTGTCCCTCGAGCCGGTGGGAAAAAATGATGTCCCGGAAAGGGATAGGGCAATCCTTGAGAGGACCCAATACAGGGAGATGTCTGAGGAGGAGAGGCGGAAGCTGAGGTTGTCTTACAAAATTCGCTTGGATGATTTCCTTCAGCTCTGGGACGGTTCCCTTAAGGAGGTCTATGTGAGGAGGAGTTACGCCTATGTCACGGGAGAGCAGGCCCTCGAACTCTGGAAGCGCGCATTTGAACGCAACTTTGAGCGGGCCGTGAACCTGTTGTATGATGTTCGTGACGAACTGCCGGACTTCTACAGGGAACTCTACGAGAGACTCGGGGAGCTTGCCAGGAAGCACTTCAAGGAGAGGCTTGAGAAGCTCGGAAGCGCCAAAGCCGGGCCACTTCGCTTCGACCTGTTTCCCCCCTGCATTAAAACCGCCCTCGGCGGCGTCCCCTCCGGCCTGAGGAACTACGCGATAACCGTCCTTTTGACGAGCTTCCTGAGCTACGCGAGGCTCTGCCCAAATCCACCTAGAAAGGACATCCGCATCAAGGACTGCGTGGAAAGTTTAGATGTCATAAAGAAGGAAATATTTCCCCTTATCATTGAAGCCGGAAACCGTTGCAAGCCGTCGCTCTTTGAGGACCAGCCGCATGAGGTAAAAAACATTTGGTACCACCTCGGCTTTGGCTTAACAGACAATCCCACCTTGGAGAACAGCGGGAACTCGCCCTGGTACTTCCCGCCCAATTGCTCCAAGATAAGGGCCAACGCTCCAGAGCTGTGCAAACCCGACAGGGACTGCAGGAACATCAAAAACCCCCTCACTTACTACCTCAGGAAGCTCTACCTCGAGGGTAGGAAGGGAAAATCCGGAGAAAGCTCCGGGGGGAACTCCGAGAAAGAGGGGGTGAGTGATGATGAGTGA
- a CDS encoding ATPase domain-containing protein, translating into MERYHVERVKSGIPGFDDLIQGGFPKGTTVLVTGPTGSGKTTFAVQFAYKGAAEYNEPAVIVTLEERAQDLRKEMQAFGWDFERLERERKLAIVDGVSAVVGLPSEEQYVLEGNLNTEDFLRYIYRVVKAIDAKRLVIDSIPSIAFRLQEESKIREVLLQLNTILLEMGVVSILTTEAPDPARGKISRYGIEEYVARGVVLLDFVEKEVELKRYLLIRKMRETKHSMKKYPFEITEEGIVVYPSGEVY; encoded by the coding sequence ATGGAGAGATATCATGTGGAGAGGGTGAAAAGTGGCATCCCTGGGTTCGATGATTTAATCCAGGGTGGGTTCCCCAAGGGAACTACCGTCCTCGTCACAGGTCCCACGGGAAGCGGTAAGACCACTTTTGCAGTTCAGTTTGCTTATAAGGGTGCCGCGGAGTATAACGAGCCTGCCGTCATAGTTACCCTCGAGGAGAGGGCACAGGACCTCAGGAAGGAGATGCAGGCGTTTGGATGGGATTTCGAGCGCCTTGAAAGGGAGAGAAAGCTCGCAATAGTCGACGGTGTAAGCGCCGTTGTTGGACTCCCCTCCGAGGAGCAGTATGTCCTCGAGGGCAACCTCAACACGGAGGACTTCCTCCGCTACATCTACCGCGTGGTGAAGGCAATCGACGCAAAACGGCTTGTTATTGACTCGATTCCATCGATAGCCTTCCGCCTCCAAGAAGAGTCAAAGATAAGGGAGGTCCTCCTTCAGCTCAACACGATACTCCTCGAGATGGGCGTCGTCTCAATACTCACCACCGAGGCCCCCGATCCGGCTAGGGGCAAAATAAGCCGCTATGGAATAGAGGAATACGTCGCGAGGGGCGTTGTTCTCCTAGACTTCGTTGAGAAGGAGGTCGAGCTTAAGCGCTACCTGCTCATAAGGAAGATGCGCGAGACCAAGCACTCGATGAAGAAGTACCCCTTCGAGATAACCGAAGAGGGCATAGTCGTATATCCGAGTGGAGAAGTCTACTGA
- a CDS encoding tripartite tricarboxylate transporter permease codes for MLWELLIGIAGGTLSGISPGIHVNTLAALISNLGLRNNLTLFTLGLTHTFMDVVPSAFLGVPDEGSALGVLPAHRLVLNGRTMEVVRIALWASFLSVFLAVPLIPLYSKIAPLYRPTYGRIAVLLLALLLMLTERGVKRFYALIVFLLAGILGALTFHLTLSQPFYHLFTGLFGVPVIATAFLAGGKLPEVRDDGDIEMDGVRFLVFSAIGTVLGGVASLIPTFTASQAALIGSFFSRDERSFLTVVFSVNTANFLFSTANFLMTGRRRNGIVVLMEPQSGSAIAFYILVALFVSMVVLLYGEPLAGLMLSLSEKVNYRALNASVLTFLVAISWAFDGLIGLLVLVGASMIGFLAQELGVKRTNCMGVIMIPILIEE; via the coding sequence TTGCTTTGGGAACTGCTGATTGGGATAGCCGGGGGAACGCTGAGCGGAATCTCGCCGGGGATACACGTCAACACACTAGCGGCGCTGATATCAAATTTAGGCCTTAGGAACAACCTAACACTCTTTACCCTGGGTTTAACTCACACCTTCATGGACGTCGTTCCCTCAGCCTTCCTAGGTGTTCCCGATGAGGGGAGTGCTCTCGGTGTCCTTCCTGCCCATAGGCTCGTCCTCAATGGAAGAACCATGGAAGTCGTCAGGATAGCACTGTGGGCGAGTTTCCTCTCGGTTTTCCTCGCCGTTCCCCTCATTCCGCTTTACTCCAAGATAGCACCGCTTTACAGACCGACCTACGGCAGGATCGCGGTGCTTCTCCTTGCCCTCCTCCTCATGCTGACTGAGAGGGGAGTCAAACGGTTCTACGCTCTGATCGTCTTCTTGCTCGCTGGCATCTTGGGAGCACTGACCTTCCACCTCACCCTCAGCCAGCCCTTCTATCACCTCTTCACGGGTCTCTTCGGGGTTCCGGTTATTGCAACGGCGTTTTTAGCGGGAGGGAAGCTTCCAGAAGTGAGGGATGATGGGGACATTGAGATGGATGGAGTGAGGTTCCTCGTGTTTTCAGCCATCGGAACAGTCCTTGGAGGAGTTGCCTCCCTTATCCCTACCTTCACGGCGTCCCAGGCAGCTCTGATAGGATCCTTCTTCTCAAGGGACGAGCGCTCCTTCCTTACGGTGGTCTTCTCGGTCAACACGGCCAACTTCCTGTTCTCAACGGCCAACTTCCTCATGACGGGGAGGCGGAGGAACGGGATAGTGGTTCTCATGGAGCCGCAGTCCGGGAGTGCCATCGCATTCTACATCCTCGTCGCGCTCTTTGTTTCAATGGTGGTTCTCCTCTACGGGGAGCCACTGGCGGGGTTGATGCTCTCACTCTCTGAGAAGGTTAACTACCGCGCCCTGAACGCCTCGGTTTTAACCTTCCTCGTGGCCATATCATGGGCTTTTGATGGTCTCATTGGACTTTTGGTTCTCGTGGGAGCGTCAATGATCGGCTTCCTTGCTCAGGAGCTTGGGGTGAAAAGAACGAACTGCATGGGCGTCATAATGATTCCAATACTCATCGAAGAATAA
- a CDS encoding DUF5748 family protein, translating into MNFEVVKEFLEEIGADWIEVDGEIHLEPEVFYKVWKYVGQPELETYTVEDEVVEPGSYDPPEMKYTELKKVKVKKAYFTTLDNKRIVTDYPELQRILKEKSS; encoded by the coding sequence ATGAACTTCGAGGTAGTGAAGGAGTTTCTGGAGGAGATTGGGGCGGATTGGATAGAGGTTGACGGGGAAATCCACCTCGAGCCGGAGGTGTTCTACAAGGTCTGGAAGTACGTCGGCCAGCCGGAGCTTGAGACATACACCGTTGAGGACGAAGTGGTGGAGCCGGGTTCTTACGATCCGCCCGAGATGAAGTACACCGAACTGAAAAAGGTGAAGGTCAAAAAGGCCTACTTCACGACCCTCGACAACAAGAGGATAGTAACCGATTACCCCGAACTCCAGCGCATCCTGAAGGAGAAATCCTCTTGA
- a CDS encoding class I SAM-dependent rRNA methyltransferase — MARVTVDAQAARAIGKGAMIVFKKGVVRTEGEFSPGDVVEVYTRGGKFLGRGFVNPNSNIMIRLITQDRKTEINKELFRERIKKANEYRKKVLGYDRAYRMVYGEADYLPGLIVDRFNEIASVQISSVGMERFKMEVAEAIMEAEPEIETVFEKNTGRSRKREGLPEIERILLGKEKYRTIIREGKAKFIVDMRGQKTGFFLDQRENRIALEKYIKPGMRVLDVFTYTGGFAIHAAVAGADEVVAVDKSPWAINMVKENAKLNGVENRMKYIVGSAFPVMEKMIKRGEKFDVVILDPPAFVQHEKDLKRGLRAYFNVNYAGLQLVREGGILVTASCSQHVDMKAFKDMVIAAAAKAGKFLKLLEPYRTQAPDHPILMASKDTEYLKALFLYVEDMK, encoded by the coding sequence ATGGCGAGGGTAACCGTGGACGCACAGGCGGCGAGAGCTATAGGAAAGGGTGCGATGATAGTCTTTAAAAAGGGTGTCGTGAGGACCGAGGGCGAGTTTTCCCCTGGAGATGTAGTGGAAGTCTACACGCGTGGGGGCAAGTTCCTCGGCAGGGGCTTCGTCAACCCCAACTCTAACATAATGATAAGGCTCATCACCCAGGATAGAAAAACAGAGATAAACAAGGAGCTCTTCCGTGAGAGAATTAAGAAGGCCAACGAGTACAGGAAAAAGGTTCTCGGCTATGATAGGGCCTACAGGATGGTTTACGGCGAGGCCGATTATCTTCCGGGTCTCATAGTCGACCGCTTCAACGAGATAGCCTCGGTTCAAATTTCGAGCGTCGGTATGGAGCGCTTCAAGATGGAAGTTGCAGAGGCCATAATGGAAGCTGAACCCGAGATAGAGACGGTCTTCGAGAAGAACACCGGCCGTTCGAGGAAAAGGGAGGGTCTACCTGAGATAGAGCGTATCCTCCTCGGAAAGGAGAAGTACCGCACGATAATCAGGGAAGGAAAAGCCAAGTTCATCGTTGACATGCGGGGGCAGAAAACCGGCTTCTTCCTCGATCAGAGGGAGAACCGGATCGCTTTGGAAAAGTACATCAAGCCCGGGATGAGGGTTCTTGATGTTTTCACGTACACGGGCGGCTTCGCAATACACGCGGCCGTGGCCGGTGCGGATGAAGTTGTTGCTGTGGACAAGTCTCCCTGGGCTATCAACATGGTCAAGGAGAACGCCAAGCTAAACGGTGTCGAGAACAGGATGAAGTACATCGTTGGGAGCGCATTCCCGGTAATGGAGAAGATGATAAAGCGCGGTGAGAAGTTCGACGTGGTAATTCTAGACCCGCCCGCCTTCGTCCAGCATGAAAAGGACCTTAAGCGTGGCCTCAGGGCCTACTTCAACGTGAACTACGCCGGCCTTCAGCTTGTGAGGGAGGGGGGAATACTGGTTACCGCCTCATGCTCCCAGCACGTTGATATGAAGGCCTTCAAGGACATGGTAATAGCGGCAGCCGCCAAGGCCGGAAAGTTCCTCAAGCTTCTTGAACCCTACAGGACACAGGCGCCGGATCACCCGATACTCATGGCCTCCAAGGACACGGAATACCTCAAGGCGCTCTTCCTCTACGTTGAGGACATGAAGTGA
- a CDS encoding class I SAM-dependent methyltransferase: MPTWKDGKLGLPIAEAVRLFPELERYMDERGRLDLSNREARILYNRVIAKAVFGLDIEYHPRGLVTTPISRYLFLKTFLRGDERVLEIGTGHTALMSLMAEKIFNCDVTATELDDEFFEYARRNVEKNRARIRLIKSTGGMIRGVIPEGERFDVIFSAPPYYERPTRGVLTEKEGVGGGKYGEAFSVGLIEEATDYLKPAGRVALFLPDKQPLINTIMEKGEELGYSVMDVRFKAGTRWRHGLILKL; this comes from the coding sequence ATGCCGACCTGGAAGGATGGAAAGCTTGGACTGCCCATAGCTGAAGCCGTGAGACTCTTCCCCGAGCTTGAAAGGTACATGGACGAGCGTGGGAGGCTCGACCTCTCGAACAGGGAGGCCAGGATACTCTACAACAGGGTAATTGCCAAAGCGGTCTTCGGACTGGACATCGAGTACCACCCACGGGGCCTCGTGACCACCCCCATTTCACGCTATCTCTTTCTGAAGACCTTCCTCCGGGGCGATGAAAGGGTTCTGGAGATAGGGACCGGGCACACGGCTTTAATGTCCCTTATGGCGGAGAAGATATTCAACTGTGATGTTACTGCAACCGAGCTCGATGATGAGTTCTTCGAATACGCGAGGAGGAACGTTGAGAAGAACCGCGCGAGGATAAGGCTCATCAAGAGCACCGGGGGGATGATAAGGGGTGTGATTCCCGAAGGTGAGCGCTTTGATGTCATCTTTTCCGCTCCGCCCTACTACGAGAGGCCGACAAGAGGGGTTCTAACGGAGAAGGAAGGTGTTGGTGGCGGGAAGTACGGCGAGGCGTTCTCGGTGGGGCTAATCGAGGAAGCAACAGACTATTTGAAGCCAGCTGGAAGGGTCGCGCTGTTCCTGCCCGATAAGCAGCCGCTGATAAACACCATAATGGAGAAGGGAGAAGAGCTGGGCTACTCCGTCATGGACGTCCGCTTTAAAGCCGGAACCCGCTGGAGGCACGGTTTGATCCTCAAATTGTGA
- a CDS encoding M20 family metallo-hydrolase, which translates to MVELEKVAGEVERLRDDIVQTLVELIRIPAISPDYGYEGEYDKAQKLLEIIRDWPFDKVEVYEAPDERAKNGVRPSILAYYYGQDGDKSPRLWILTHMDVVPPGDLSKWTVTEPFKPVVKDGKVYGRGSEDNGQSLVSSLYAVKALMNLGIRPKRTIILAFVSDEETGSKYGVEWLMNSHPELFRKDDLVLVPDGGNEDGTFIEVAEKSILWFKLKVKGRQVHASMPDMGLNAHRVALDLTYHLDRHLHEKYDKRNELFYPPESTFEPTMGGNPADSPNIAPGEHEVVFDCRTLPEYDLDEILSDVERLSNEVKEKYRKELDGRTLPEISVEVLQRGDAAPPTNPKSEIVTLLKEALKKLRGKEAIAGGIGGGTFAAHFRRLGIPAVVWATLDETAHQPNEYAKIDNMVEDAKVMAALALL; encoded by the coding sequence ATGGTGGAACTCGAGAAAGTTGCGGGGGAAGTAGAAAGGCTCCGCGATGACATAGTCCAGACCCTTGTGGAGCTGATAAGGATTCCAGCCATAAGCCCAGACTACGGCTACGAAGGGGAATACGACAAGGCACAAAAGCTCCTTGAGATAATCAGGGACTGGCCATTTGATAAGGTTGAGGTTTATGAAGCGCCCGACGAGAGGGCCAAGAACGGCGTCAGGCCGAGCATTCTGGCTTACTACTACGGTCAGGATGGCGATAAAAGCCCGCGTCTCTGGATTCTAACCCACATGGACGTTGTCCCACCCGGGGATCTGAGCAAGTGGACTGTTACTGAACCGTTTAAACCGGTTGTCAAGGATGGGAAGGTCTACGGGCGCGGTAGCGAGGACAACGGGCAGAGCTTGGTCTCCTCTCTCTACGCCGTCAAAGCTTTAATGAACCTTGGGATAAGGCCGAAGAGGACAATTATCCTAGCCTTCGTCAGCGACGAGGAAACGGGGAGCAAGTACGGCGTTGAGTGGCTGATGAACAGCCATCCCGAGCTTTTCAGAAAAGATGACCTCGTCCTCGTTCCAGACGGCGGAAACGAGGACGGAACCTTCATCGAGGTGGCTGAGAAGAGCATCCTCTGGTTCAAGCTCAAAGTCAAAGGTAGACAGGTTCATGCGAGCATGCCCGACATGGGACTGAACGCGCACCGTGTCGCACTCGATTTGACCTACCATCTCGACAGACACCTCCACGAGAAGTACGACAAGAGAAACGAACTTTTCTACCCTCCTGAGAGCACCTTCGAGCCAACGATGGGTGGAAACCCCGCAGACAGTCCGAACATAGCCCCTGGAGAGCATGAGGTCGTCTTTGACTGCAGGACCCTCCCGGAGTATGACCTCGACGAGATTCTGAGCGACGTTGAAAGGCTCTCCAATGAGGTGAAAGAGAAGTACAGGAAGGAGCTTGATGGAAGGACCCTCCCGGAGATAAGCGTTGAAGTCCTCCAGCGCGGAGATGCCGCCCCACCAACGAACCCGAAGAGCGAGATAGTGACCCTGTTGAAGGAGGCTCTCAAAAAGCTCCGCGGGAAGGAGGCCATAGCCGGTGGAATAGGCGGGGGAACATTCGCGGCCCACTTCAGGAGGCTAGGAATTCCAGCGGTTGTCTGGGCGACCCTTGACGAGACCGCCCACCAGCCCAACGAGTATGCCAAGATAGACAACATGGTTGAAGACGCTAAGGTGATGGCCGCTTTGGCGCTTCTCTGA
- a CDS encoding MBL fold metallo-hydrolase: MVEITFLGSGGGRFITITQFRSTGGFHIMASRNIHVDPGPGALVRSWRYKLDPRKLDAIFVSHRHVDHCNDLEVMIEAMTGGALKKYGTLIASKSVIYGDETHTPAVSRYHLNVLESVHIPEPGSRIPIGDNEMLITPCQHSDSTTIGFRLKTANGDISYIPDTAYFDGLMEWHEGTRLLIAAITRPRDMGIPYHLSTDDAVEMLKGMEKKPEVLIMNHIGMKMHFANPYKEAKYIENVTGVKTYVAKEGFRVIMEKGSISVRTLRPARFV, translated from the coding sequence TTGGTAGAGATCACATTCCTAGGAAGCGGCGGCGGGCGGTTTATAACCATAACCCAATTCCGCTCTACCGGCGGCTTCCACATCATGGCGAGCAGGAATATACATGTTGACCCCGGGCCCGGAGCACTGGTGAGGAGCTGGCGCTACAAGCTCGACCCGAGAAAGCTTGATGCGATATTTGTCTCCCATAGGCACGTTGACCACTGTAACGACCTGGAAGTGATGATAGAAGCCATGACTGGGGGGGCGCTGAAAAAGTACGGGACGCTTATCGCATCAAAGAGCGTCATCTACGGTGATGAAACTCACACGCCGGCAGTGAGCAGGTACCATCTGAACGTCCTAGAGAGCGTTCACATACCAGAACCCGGAAGCAGAATACCCATTGGAGATAACGAGATGCTGATAACACCCTGCCAGCACTCCGACTCGACGACGATAGGCTTTCGACTGAAGACCGCCAATGGGGACATCTCCTACATCCCGGACACAGCCTATTTCGATGGCCTAATGGAATGGCACGAGGGAACGAGGCTTCTGATAGCGGCCATAACGAGACCTAGAGACATGGGGATTCCCTACCACCTCAGCACCGATGACGCCGTGGAGATGCTCAAGGGTATGGAGAAGAAACCTGAAGTCCTCATCATGAACCACATAGGCATGAAGATGCACTTCGCGAACCCCTACAAGGAGGCCAAGTACATCGAGAACGTCACCGGTGTCAAGACCTATGTGGCGAAGGAAGGCTTTAGAGTGATAATGGAAAAGGGCAGTATATCAGTGAGAACGCTGAGGCCTGCGAGGTTCGTTTAG
- the glmM gene encoding phosphoglucosamine mutase — protein sequence MALFGTAGIRGTLWDKVTPELAMRMGRAIGTYVDGDIIAVARDGRTSSVMLQRAMFSGLLSTGKDVLDLGLIPTPALAWATREHADGGVMITASHNPPTDNGIKVFNGDGTEFYVEQERELEGLYFSGDFTKASWDEIKSVKPVEVIDDYINAVLNFVNHETSLKVLYDGANGVGSVLAPYLLRGMGAKVISVNAHVDGHFPGRKPEPRYENMAYLGPLARELSVDLVIAQDGDADRIAVFDEKGNYLTEDTVIALFAKCYVEEHGGGTVVVSIDTGSRIDHVVEEAGGRVIRVPLGQPHDGMRRYEAIFAAEPWKLVHPKFGPWIDSFVTMGLLIKMIDEEGKPLSGIVKENVPEFYLTKENVPCPDGLKAKAVESAAKVLGDKLGDEIKETLTISGYRFNIKDRSWVLVRPSGTEPKIRVVVEAPNKKRRDELFELAYSTVLKAVEYLKKGER from the coding sequence ATGGCACTCTTCGGAACCGCGGGAATACGCGGAACCCTCTGGGACAAGGTCACTCCAGAGCTTGCGATGAGGATGGGGAGGGCAATCGGAACTTACGTTGATGGAGATATAATTGCGGTCGCGAGGGACGGGCGGACGTCGAGCGTAATGCTCCAGAGGGCCATGTTTTCTGGTCTCCTGAGCACCGGCAAGGATGTTCTTGACCTCGGCCTGATTCCGACGCCTGCCCTGGCGTGGGCGACGAGGGAACATGCGGACGGCGGCGTTATGATAACCGCTTCTCACAACCCCCCGACCGATAACGGGATAAAGGTTTTCAACGGCGACGGAACCGAGTTCTACGTCGAGCAGGAGCGCGAACTCGAGGGGCTTTACTTCTCAGGGGACTTCACGAAGGCAAGCTGGGATGAGATAAAATCGGTTAAGCCCGTCGAAGTTATCGATGACTACATCAATGCGGTTCTCAACTTTGTAAATCACGAGACAAGCCTTAAAGTCCTCTATGATGGGGCCAACGGGGTGGGAAGCGTTTTGGCCCCGTACCTCCTCCGCGGGATGGGGGCCAAGGTAATAAGCGTCAACGCCCACGTCGACGGCCACTTTCCGGGGAGGAAGCCCGAGCCTAGATACGAGAACATGGCCTACCTTGGGCCTCTTGCAAGGGAACTCAGTGTTGACCTTGTAATAGCGCAGGATGGCGATGCCGACAGGATAGCGGTTTTCGATGAGAAGGGGAACTACCTGACCGAGGACACGGTGATAGCGCTCTTCGCGAAGTGCTACGTTGAAGAACACGGCGGCGGGACGGTTGTTGTATCAATAGACACAGGCTCAAGGATAGACCACGTCGTTGAGGAAGCCGGTGGAAGGGTTATCAGGGTCCCTCTCGGCCAACCCCACGACGGAATGAGGAGGTATGAGGCAATCTTTGCGGCCGAACCCTGGAAGCTCGTTCACCCGAAGTTTGGCCCATGGATAGACAGCTTCGTCACAATGGGCCTTCTCATAAAGATGATCGATGAGGAGGGAAAGCCGCTCTCAGGGATAGTAAAGGAGAATGTCCCTGAGTTCTACCTCACAAAGGAGAACGTCCCCTGCCCGGATGGGCTGAAGGCAAAGGCTGTCGAGAGCGCCGCGAAGGTTCTCGGGGACAAGCTTGGGGACGAGATTAAGGAAACCCTGACGATTTCCGGCTACCGATTTAACATCAAAGACCGTTCGTGGGTTCTTGTGAGGCCGAGCGGGACCGAGCCGAAGATAAGGGTTGTCGTCGAGGCACCTAACAAGAAGAGGCGTGATGAACTTTTTGAGCTGGCCTACTCCACGGTTTTAAAGGCGGTTGAATACCTCAAAAAAGGGGAAAGATAA
- a CDS encoding UPF0146 family protein has translation MPIEDFADFLLKNTNGQLMELGIGFQFKVALRLIELGREVTAVDWNPESIEKARELGIKAVRDDLFSPNFELYRGVKALYSVRPTPEIVKPILELSKKLGVSLYVLPLAGDSMPKSMRLVNFRGLAIYVYNPRRK, from the coding sequence ATGCCGATCGAAGATTTCGCAGATTTTCTACTGAAAAATACCAACGGACAACTGATGGAGCTTGGGATAGGCTTCCAGTTCAAGGTGGCGCTGAGGCTTATTGAGCTGGGGAGGGAAGTTACAGCCGTCGACTGGAACCCAGAATCCATCGAGAAGGCCAGGGAGCTGGGCATCAAAGCAGTGAGGGACGACCTCTTCAGCCCAAACTTCGAACTCTACCGGGGAGTCAAAGCCCTCTACTCCGTGAGACCGACCCCGGAAATAGTAAAACCGATCCTCGAACTCTCTAAGAAGTTGGGCGTTTCCCTCTACGTCCTTCCGTTAGCTGGGGACAGCATGCCGAAAAGCATGAGGCTCGTCAACTTCAGGGGGCTGGCGATATACGTTTATAATCCGAGGAGGAAATAA